Below is a genomic region from Roseovarius arcticus.
CGCATGGTGAGCGAATGGCGGGCGAGATCGCAGATCAGATGCTGCATCACCCTGTCCGCCCCGGCAATGCGCCGCAGCGGCGCACCATGGGGCGCGGAACGGATACACTGGTACCGATGGTGCGCGAGGCGATCAATCTGATTGAAAGCCAGCTGTCCGAACCGCTTTCGGTACCAGAAGTTGCCAAATCGCTGGGCGTATCTCAGCGCCAATTAGAGCGCCAGTTTCGGCAGGGTATCGGCTGCACGGTGGTCCAATTTAGTTTGCTGCTCCGATTGCAGCATGCGCGGGTCCTTTTAATCTCGACCAGCCTCAGTATTCGCGAAATCGCCACAGCGTCAGGTTTCAACACGCTTTCTCATTTTGCATATTCCTTTGGAAAGCACTTTGGTCGGCGTCCCTCAGATTATAGACAAGCCTGGCCCGAACGGGACAATGCCCCGACGTGGCCGGGAACACTGGCCTCATTTCTTCAAACGCTTGAGCAACGCGGCTTGGAAAAAGCCAAGGCGGCACATCTCAGGAAAACTCCGGAACAGACCACCCTTAGCGATAAGGGGAAGTAACAGCAGCCGTTTCTCAAATCAGCGAAACGGCTGCTATGGAAACATGCAGGCCACACAGGACAGTTTGTCCTGCGTGGCGCGCATATCAGCTTATCGCATCTAGAAAGGCGTTGACGGCGTCCGATCCGTTTTCGCCCCACCATGTGGGGTCGTTGTAGATGATGTTATCGATGTTCTGCGCAGATGTGATGGCGTAGAATTGTTCGTCTTCGGGAACCTGCGCGAATGCTTCGGGGTTGGACGGCGTCATACCCAGACACTCGAACAAGGACAGCTGCGCGGGAACTGACTGTGCGTTTGCAATGAATTTCATTATCGCCTCGCGCCCTGCTGGATTGCCTTTGGGCACGATATAGGCGCCGGGCATGGCGATGGCCTCATTCATGACCAGCTTGTAACGCCCATCTGTGTCCTTCTCGATGTTGCGGGCACGGTTCTGAAACAACATGCCCATCGACACCTCACCGTTCACGACCATCGAATGCGCCTCAGAGGCAGAGCCCCAGTAAATGCTGTCATCCTTGATCGATTTGATTTTAGCCAGAGCCCGATCCATATCCAACGGATAGAGCGAGTCCTTGTCCACACCGTCGGCAATCAATGCGCCCTCAAGTGATCCGTTGGCCCATTTGTAGAGCGATCGCGTGCCGGGAAATTTCGCTGTGTCAAAGAAATCGGCCCAGCCGGTCGGCGGGGTGTCACCGTAAGCCTCGGTGTCATAGACGAAGGCATACCCGTAAAGGATGATCGATACGCCATATTCCAGCGCGTAGTTCGGTAGGGTTTTGTCCTTGCTCACGACGTCGTAGTCGATCGGCTCTAGATAGCCATTTGGCCCCAACGCTACGGCGTCAAAGAGGTCGCCGTCGCAAACATCAGCGGTCACGTTGCCGCTATCCACCATCTCCTTGATCTTGCCTTGAAGCGGTCCGGACGTGTCGAACCTCAGGGCCATGCCGGTCTGCTCTTCGAACGACTCGCCCAGTGCCTTGGCTTGGCAATCAGGAGACTCGCCGCCCCAGTTCCACATGATGATCTCATTCGCGGCGGCCTCGGCATCACCGGCGAAAACAGATTGGAGCGCGACCCCCGACATCCCGCA
It encodes:
- a CDS encoding extracellular solute-binding protein, encoding MFDKQMMRDTLTEGANAFNAGRLDRRSFLVLCGMSGVALQSVFAGDAEAAANEIIMWNWGGESPDCQAKALGESFEEQTGMALRFDTSGPLQGKIKEMVDSGNVTADVCDGDLFDAVALGPNGYLEPIDYDVVSKDKTLPNYALEYGVSIILYGYAFVYDTEAYGDTPPTGWADFFDTAKFPGTRSLYKWANGSLEGALIADGVDKDSLYPLDMDRALAKIKSIKDDSIYWGSASEAHSMVVNGEVSMGMLFQNRARNIEKDTDGRYKLVMNEAIAMPGAYIVPKGNPAGREAIMKFIANAQSVPAQLSLFECLGMTPSNPEAFAQVPEDEQFYAITSAQNIDNIIYNDPTWWGENGSDAVNAFLDAIS